The stretch of DNA TGGTCATCAGCACCACCGGTTTGCGGGGGATCCTCGAGGCACACCAGCGGTTCGATCTTTCCAGCGCACTTCGCGCGTCGATGGGCACGTTTATGTTTCTCGGGCCGTTACTGGTACTACCCTTTTCCCGCAACCTGTTTTGGATCACCTTTGTATTGGTCACGGGTCGTATCGTCGCGTGGGGATTTTACCTACTCTTCTGTTTTCGTGTCCTGCCGGGATTGAGGGCGCACATATCGCCGAAACTCGATATGGTCCGCCCATTACTCGCGTTCGGCGGATGGATGACGGTGAGCAATGTAATCAGTCCCCTGATGACCTATCTGGATCGATTCCTGATCGGTGCAATGATCTCCATGGCCGCGGTGGCATACTATTCGACCCCTTGGGAAATCGTCACAAAATTTCTGGTAATTCCTGGAGCGGTAGTAGGAGTAATGTTCCCAGCGTTCAGTGCTACATATGTACAGGACAGGTTTCGCGCGAGCCAGTTGTACAGGCGGAGTCTCAAATACGTTTTCCTATCACTTTTCCCCCTCACGTTGCTGGTTGCGTCCTTTGCGAAGGAGGGGATTAACCTATGGCTAGGAGCTGAATTTGCCGTAAACGGGTTTCGGGTCATGCAATTGTTGGCGATCGGGGTCCTGATGAACGGAATTGCGAGTATCCCCTTCGCGTTCATCCAGGGAGTTGGGCGGCCTGACGTAACCGCCAAATTTCACCTGGCTGAGGCGGCAGTCTACCTTCCGAGTGCATGGTTGCTCATACGTGGATACGGTGTGACAGGTGCAGCTCTGGCTTGGATGTTACGGGCTGGCGTGGACGCGTTGTTGCTGCTCCTCTTTGCCGACCGGCTCCTCGGCATGGAGAGCGCTCGAGACGCGCGTCCGGCGATCAGCTGGTTGCTTATCGCGGCAGTCCTGATCCTGATCGTTGCATTATCACCGGTGACAATAAGAATTCCGCTTGTCGGGATAGTGCTTACTATACTCGCTCTTGCAATGTGGTACCGGGGTTTCGATATGGATGAGAAGTCTTATTTCAACGAAAAAATGGGGAGTATTTTTAAGTTGCTCCACTCCCGGCGGTAAGGATTCCGGATGGTCCCACTTGTTTCTTTCATTCTTCTTACTCAGGCAATTCTCCTGCACAGGGTCACAAGATCGTGGCTCTTTCCACCGGCAATATACGCTCTTTACTGGGCCGGAGTCCTCTCTTTCTCGATGGTTTTTAAATTCGGAGATTACTCTCTATCACTCAATGCCCTGATGGTGTTCCTTATCGGATCGGTGATGTTTTCGATCGGTGGATATTCCGCGATACTGTTTTTCAGCAAGGGGATAATGATAAAAACGACACTCCCTTCAAGGAAAAAATTCATACAGAACTGCATCGGCGTCTATAGCATTGGACTCCTCGCACTTGTTCCATTTTTTTTCAGAGTGCTTCAACAAGTAAATGTT from bacterium encodes:
- a CDS encoding oligosaccharide flippase family protein, with amino-acid sequence MTGGGVLARNALWNLTGLAVPIVVAILCIPVIVNRLGAEKFGVLNLAWMVIGYFTLFDLGLGRALTKLVAEKLGHERQDDLPSLIWTASLMMTVLGILGAVVLALLTPYLVNHIFKVPNGIRQETTRTFYLLAVAVPLVISTTGLRGILEAHQRFDLSSALRASMGTFMFLGPLLVLPFSRNLFWITFVLVTGRIVAWGFYLLFCFRVLPGLRAHISPKLDMVRPLLAFGGWMTVSNVISPLMTYLDRFLIGAMISMAAVAYYSTPWEIVTKFLVIPGAVVGVMFPAFSATYVQDRFRASQLYRRSLKYVFLSLFPLTLLVASFAKEGINLWLGAEFAVNGFRVMQLLAIGVLMNGIASIPFAFIQGVGRPDVTAKFHLAEAAVYLPSAWLLIRGYGVTGAALAWMLRAGVDALLLLLFADRLLGMESARDARPAISWLLIAAVLILIVALSPVTIRIPLVGIVLTILALAMWYRGFDMDEKSYFNEKMGSIFKLLHSRR